The Vicia villosa cultivar HV-30 ecotype Madison, WI linkage group LG1, Vvil1.0, whole genome shotgun sequence genome includes a region encoding these proteins:
- the LOC131608971 gene encoding dirigent protein 19-like, protein MASSLQNYVIVLFLIAIIQFKTSSSSSHHHHHHHLKSLHFSLYQHETINKTGYFIVNGIPQSAGVTETTTPFGTLFVFQDPLTLTSNRSSKLVGIAEGTSITSSLDGLRSISIAKLTVRWKDYKGSVSIVGGTNNVKASDHPIVGGTEDFMFVQGYVTSSPVDLTGITVVYKIEFHIYWPPYATQSS, encoded by the coding sequence ATGGCTTCCTCATTACAAAACTATGTTATTGTTCTCTTCCTCATAGCCATAATTCAATTCAAAACCAGTTCCAGCTCTTCTCATCATCACCACCATCACCACCTAAAATCCCTTCACTTTTCACTTTACCAACACGAAACAATAAACAAAACAGGTTACTTCATAGTGAACGGCATACCTCAATCTGCTGGAGTCACCGAAACAACAACACCTTTTGGAACACTATTTGTGTTTCAAGATCCTTTAACTCTAACCTCAAACCGATCCTCCAAGCTAGTTGGAATTGCTGAAGGTACTTCTATCACCTCGAGTCTCGACGGGCTTCGAAGCATTTCGATTGCGAAACTAACTGTTCGTTGGAAAGATTACAAGGGTTCTGTTTCTATTGTTGGTGGGACAAACAATGTTAAGGCTTCGGATCATCCTATTGTTGGAGGAACAGAAGATTTCATGTTTGTTCAAGGATATGTTACCTCTTCGCCTGTTGATCTTACTGGTATTACTGTTGTTTATAAGATTGAGTTTCATATTTATTGGCCTCCATATGCTACTCAATCTTCATAA